In Ruminococcaceae bacterium R-25, one genomic interval encodes:
- a CDS encoding peptide chain release factor 3 (bRF-3) — protein MNSVDEIKRRRTFAIISHPDAGKTTITEKLLLYGGAIHQAGSVKARKAARHATSDWMEIEKKRGISVTSSVMQFEYDGCHINILDTPGHQDFSEDTYRTLCAADSAVMVLDGAKGVETQTIKLFQVCRRRGIPIFTFINKMDRAAKNPFDLMDELEKVLGIRSVPINWPIGTDGDFEGVYERESRNVLLFDRENNDHGASMVTQSVSGIDDPKLDEMLMTGHLETLRNDIELLDMAGDELDMDKVLKGELTPVFFGSAITNFGVEPFLQHFLKMSPGPAPHNTTDGVVEPEDSMFSGFVFKIQANMDPSHRDRMAFIRICSGQYEKNMTVNLMRTGKKITLAQPQQFMAQDRAITEEAYAGDIIGIFDPGNFRIGDTIISSNRKFEFDPIPVFAPENFARVEPKDSMKRKQFLKGIEQLSQEGAVQLYKQPNIGTETYVMGVVGILQFDVLEYRLKSEYNVDIVRTALPYRLARWAKSDVEGFDPKEMTLTSTSLLVLDRDDEPVVLFESEWAVDWAIDHNEKFKLSFENINSK, from the coding sequence ATGAATTCTGTTGATGAAATTAAAAGACGCCGAACGTTTGCGATAATCTCGCACCCGGACGCAGGTAAGACCACAATAACCGAGAAACTCCTTCTTTACGGAGGCGCCATCCACCAGGCAGGATCTGTCAAAGCGCGTAAAGCTGCACGCCACGCTACTTCAGACTGGATGGAAATCGAGAAAAAGCGTGGTATCTCAGTAACCTCATCAGTAATGCAGTTCGAATACGACGGCTGCCATATCAATATCCTTGACACTCCAGGCCACCAGGACTTCTCGGAGGACACATACAGAACGCTCTGCGCTGCTGACTCCGCGGTAATGGTCCTTGACGGCGCAAAGGGTGTAGAGACCCAGACAATAAAGCTTTTCCAGGTATGTAGAAGAAGAGGCATCCCGATCTTCACATTTATCAATAAGATGGACCGTGCCGCAAAGAATCCTTTCGACCTCATGGACGAGCTCGAAAAGGTTTTGGGCATCAGATCCGTCCCGATCAACTGGCCTATCGGCACAGACGGTGATTTCGAAGGCGTTTACGAGAGAGAATCCCGTAATGTCCTTCTCTTCGACCGCGAAAATAACGACCACGGCGCATCCATGGTTACCCAGAGCGTCTCAGGCATCGACGATCCAAAGCTCGACGAGATGCTCATGACAGGCCACCTCGAGACACTTCGTAACGACATTGAACTCCTTGACATGGCAGGCGACGAGCTCGACATGGACAAGGTCTTAAAGGGTGAATTAACACCTGTATTCTTTGGTTCGGCTATCACCAACTTCGGCGTAGAGCCCTTCTTACAGCACTTCCTTAAGATGAGCCCCGGACCTGCTCCCCACAACACCACTGACGGCGTTGTCGAGCCCGAAGATTCAATGTTCTCAGGCTTCGTATTCAAGATCCAGGCCAACATGGACCCTTCCCACAGAGACCGTATGGCATTTATCCGTATCTGCTCCGGCCAGTATGAGAAGAACATGACCGTTAACCTCATGCGCACAGGCAAGAAGATCACTCTTGCACAGCCCCAGCAGTTCATGGCCCAGGACAGAGCCATCACAGAAGAGGCTTATGCAGGCGACATCATCGGTATCTTCGATCCCGGCAACTTCAGGATCGGCGATACGATCATCTCTTCCAACAGAAAGTTCGAGTTTGATCCTATCCCGGTATTCGCACCGGAGAACTTCGCGCGCGTTGAGCCTAAGGATTCAATGAAGCGTAAGCAGTTCTTAAAAGGTATCGAGCAGCTCTCACAGGAAGGCGCAGTACAGCTCTACAAGCAGCCCAACATCGGTACAGAGACTTACGTCATGGGCGTTGTCGGTATCCTCCAGTTCGACGTTCTTGAGTACAGACTCAAGTCCGAATATAACGTTGACATCGTAAGAACAGCCCTGCCCTACCGTCTCGCACGCTGGGCAAAGTCTGATGTCGAAGGATTCGATCCTAAGGAGATGACACTTACTTCAACTTCACTCCTCGTTCTGGACAGAGACGACGAGCCGGTAGTTCTTTTCGAATCCGAATGGGCAGTCGACTGGGCAATCGACCACAACGAGAAGTTCAAGCTCAGTTTCGAGAATATTAATTCCAAGTAA
- a CDS encoding xanthine phosphoribosyltransferase, producing MVHIRTLEQRILTEGQILPGEVLKVGSFLNQQIDTKLLKEMGDEVARLFSQSNVTKVLTIESSGIALAYAVAVSLGVPMVFAKKHKSSNLAGNILTSKVFSYTHQQTYDIMVSGDYIKSDDVILIVDDFLAMGNALNGLIDITGQAGAKLAGCAIAIEKGFQGGGDALRAKGVRVESLAIIDKMTDDSLEFRPQ from the coding sequence GTGGTTCATATCCGCACGTTAGAACAAAGGATCCTTACCGAAGGCCAGATTCTTCCGGGTGAAGTCCTCAAAGTAGGCAGTTTTCTGAACCAGCAGATCGACACTAAGCTCCTTAAGGAAATGGGTGACGAAGTTGCCAGACTTTTTTCTCAAAGTAACGTAACAAAGGTTTTGACCATTGAGTCTTCGGGCATTGCGCTCGCATATGCCGTTGCAGTCTCACTGGGTGTTCCCATGGTCTTTGCCAAGAAGCACAAGAGCTCAAATCTTGCAGGCAACATCTTAACATCTAAGGTTTTCTCTTATACCCACCAGCAGACATATGACATCATGGTATCGGGCGACTACATTAAGAGCGATGACGTAATCCTCATAGTCGACGATTTCCTTGCCATGGGCAATGCTCTTAACGGGCTGATCGATATCACGGGCCAGGCAGGTGCGAAGCTCGCAGGCTGCGCGATTGCGATCGAAAAGGGCTTCCAGGGCGGCGGCGATGCTCTGAGGGCAAAGGGAGTAAGAGTCGAGTCATTGGCTATCATCGACAAGATGACTGATGATTCACTGGAGTTCAGGCCGCAGTAA
- a CDS encoding nucleoside-binding protein: MKKLISMLVTAALAVTSVFALAGCNSANGGNGGGKASNFKVGAIYINSQNDTSGYTYAHHHGITEGMKKIGLDPAKDLYIVDNVPEDDEKVKQAIDQLAGNGCNIIFGISFGYINAFEAKAKEYPDIIFSHATGYLSNDKNFNNYFGRIYQARYLAGIAAGYKSLALGNNNIGYVSAWGTEYAETCSGINAFAMGCMAVNPDAKVSVYEISTWGDQQLERQAAETLIDTYGCCVIAQHCDSAQPQIVANEKGVFGCGYNSDMTKEAPNAHLVAPVWNWDAYYATAMKAAMEDPANFMTKVGNYYEGLNAGLVDVSPISGNCEPATKAAIDAAKELMKSGKWDVFSGVKLTFDASGAYTQADAALKTNDGTEIVAAGGAPVDDGVIQGSMNYYVEGVTQVN; the protein is encoded by the coding sequence ATGAAAAAACTCATTTCGATGTTAGTAACTGCTGCACTCGCAGTTACTTCAGTCTTCGCTCTTGCAGGCTGTAATTCAGCTAACGGGGGCAACGGCGGAGGCAAGGCATCAAACTTCAAGGTTGGTGCTATCTACATTAACAGCCAGAATGACACATCAGGTTATACCTATGCGCACCATCATGGTATTACTGAAGGTATGAAGAAGATCGGTTTGGATCCCGCTAAGGATCTTTACATCGTAGACAACGTACCTGAGGACGACGAGAAGGTTAAGCAGGCAATCGACCAGCTCGCCGGTAACGGATGCAACATCATCTTCGGTATCAGCTTCGGTTACATCAACGCATTCGAAGCTAAGGCTAAGGAATATCCGGACATCATCTTCTCTCACGCAACAGGTTATCTTTCAAACGATAAGAACTTCAATAACTATTTCGGAAGAATCTATCAGGCTCGTTACCTTGCAGGTATCGCTGCAGGATATAAGTCTCTCGCATTAGGCAACAACAACATCGGTTATGTATCCGCTTGGGGTACAGAATATGCCGAGACATGTTCCGGTATCAACGCATTCGCAATGGGATGCATGGCAGTTAACCCTGACGCAAAGGTTAGCGTTTATGAGATCTCCACATGGGGTGACCAGCAGCTTGAGAGACAGGCAGCTGAGACATTGATCGACACATACGGATGCTGCGTAATCGCTCAGCACTGCGACTCCGCTCAGCCTCAGATCGTTGCTAACGAAAAGGGCGTTTTCGGATGCGGATACAACTCAGACATGACAAAGGAAGCTCCCAATGCTCACCTCGTAGCACCTGTATGGAACTGGGATGCTTACTATGCAACAGCTATGAAGGCTGCTATGGAAGATCCGGCTAACTTCATGACAAAGGTTGGCAACTACTATGAGGGTCTCAATGCTGGTCTCGTTGACGTATCTCCTATCTCCGGTAACTGCGAGCCTGCTACAAAGGCAGCTATCGACGCAGCTAAGGAACTCATGAAGTCCGGCAAGTGGGATGTATTCTCCGGCGTTAAGCTCACATTCGATGCTTCCGGTGCATACACACAGGCTGATGCAGCTCTTAAGACAAACGACGGTACAGAGATCGTTGCAGCTGGCGGCGCTCCTGTTGATGACGGCGTTATCCAGGGTTCAATGAACTACTACGTAGAAGGCGTTACTCAGGTTAACTGA
- a CDS encoding glycerol kinase, with amino-acid sequence MKYILCIDQGTTSTKAFLLDEKGNLSQGAHVPFKQYYPQPGWVSHDAEEIYVSVLKAIAMILKDHPEAKGNIACMGITNQRETTVAFSHSGKPLDQAIVWQCRRTSDICRRPEIREQSRRVTEITGLKIDPYFSATKMLWLLENIRSLRQRCATGEALLSTIDGFLVYRLTAGRTYASDYSNCSRTMLFDISEKAYDPDFLDLFGIPAKALAKPLESCADYGEIDLKADYLSANGFGNDEIDDLLSINGVHITGVLGDQPAALLGQNAINKGDSKTTYGTGSFTLMNLGTEPVFSKNGLLTSCAWSIKGVTSYALEGSIFQAGSVISWLKDELGFINEPKECDDICNSIEDCGGVYLVPAFTGLGAPYWKPDARGILTGLTRGTGRAQIVRAGVESIAYQVTELVNLMTDDTGIKAGTMKVDGGVCASSFLMQLQSDLLGVKITRALSDEMTAMGAGLAAGIEAGIFDSIESTGKFYQAGASYDPKMSAFEVSEKMEGYRSAVRATLLSGND; translated from the coding sequence ATGAAATACATTCTTTGCATCGACCAGGGAACTACTTCCACAAAGGCTTTTCTTCTTGATGAGAAGGGTAATCTGTCACAGGGCGCGCATGTGCCCTTCAAGCAGTACTATCCCCAGCCCGGATGGGTAAGCCACGATGCAGAGGAGATATACGTTTCAGTCCTTAAAGCAATCGCCATGATCTTAAAGGATCATCCGGAGGCAAAGGGCAATATCGCATGCATGGGCATTACCAACCAGCGTGAGACTACGGTAGCTTTTTCGCATTCCGGAAAGCCTTTGGACCAGGCCATCGTATGGCAGTGCAGAAGGACTTCCGATATCTGCAGGCGTCCTGAGATAAGGGAACAGAGCAGGAGAGTCACGGAGATCACTGGCCTTAAGATCGACCCGTATTTTTCTGCAACAAAGATGCTCTGGCTCCTTGAAAACATCAGGAGCTTAAGGCAGCGCTGCGCTACAGGTGAGGCGCTCTTATCCACTATTGACGGTTTCCTTGTATACAGACTTACTGCCGGAAGAACTTATGCTTCCGACTATTCAAACTGCTCGAGGACCATGCTTTTCGACATCTCCGAAAAGGCATATGATCCGGATTTTTTAGACCTCTTCGGTATCCCTGCCAAAGCTCTTGCAAAGCCTTTGGAATCATGCGCTGATTACGGCGAGATCGACCTTAAGGCAGATTATCTTAGTGCCAATGGTTTTGGTAACGATGAGATTGATGACCTGTTGTCTATAAACGGCGTTCATATCACAGGTGTCTTAGGCGACCAGCCTGCGGCTCTTTTGGGTCAGAACGCAATAAACAAAGGCGATTCAAAGACCACATACGGTACGGGAAGCTTTACTTTGATGAATCTGGGAACTGAGCCAGTATTCTCAAAGAACGGACTTCTTACTTCATGTGCGTGGTCTATTAAGGGCGTTACGAGTTATGCTCTCGAAGGAAGTATCTTCCAGGCAGGTTCTGTCATCAGCTGGCTTAAAGACGAGCTGGGATTTATCAATGAACCCAAAGAATGTGATGACATCTGCAATTCCATAGAAGACTGCGGAGGAGTATATCTCGTTCCCGCATTTACGGGACTGGGAGCACCTTACTGGAAGCCTGATGCAAGAGGCATCCTGACGGGTCTTACCAGAGGTACCGGAAGAGCCCAGATCGTAAGGGCGGGCGTTGAATCGATCGCATATCAGGTTACGGAACTCGTTAACCTCATGACTGACGATACAGGCATTAAGGCAGGTACGATGAAGGTTGACGGCGGTGTATGCGCAAGCTCGTTCCTCATGCAGCTCCAGTCAGATCTCCTGGGCGTTAAGATCACGAGAGCCTTAAGCGATGAGATGACCGCAATGGGCGCAGGACTTGCAGCCGGAATCGAAGCTGGTATATTTGATTCCATTGAATCTACGGGCAAATTCTATCAGGCAGGAGCATCCTACGATCCCAAGATGTCTGCTTTTGAAGTATCCGAGAAGATGGAGGGTTACCGTTCTGCCGTAAGAGCAACGCTTCTTTCCGGCAACGACTGA
- a CDS encoding nucleoside ABC transporter ATP-binding protein translates to MEYAIELKGITKSFGPVAANKNINLSLAKGEILALLGENGSGKTTLMNMLSGIYMPDSGSIFIDGKKVSINSPEDSGKLGIGMVHQHFKLVERFTALENIRIGMRDAGRFLHGADVRKKIEDTAAKFGFDIDLDKIVANMAVSEKQTLEILKVLCYGAKIIILDEPTAVLTVQEIDRLFDVLRKMKEEGHSIIIITHKLNEVMAISDRVAILRHGEYIDTVVTKETNEKVLTELMVGRKIELNIDRPIMEKTHPLLEIRDLTVKNDEGAVAIDHINFYIRGGEMLGVAGIAGSGQKELCEAIAGLRKIEEGQMIHEGESIVGMSPKKILEHGISMSFIPEDRLGMGLAPSLSITDNMILKNYNEAKGIFVDRKSAREEAQKVIDRLEVVTPSTETPVRRLSGGNVQKVLLGREIKSGPNVLVTAYPVRGLDINSSYTIYNILNEQKKKGVGILFVGEDLDVMLALCDKIMVICHGKLQGVVNSNHTTKEEIGLMMTGTINIVNKDGKTDGIAKDSAFTDEEGKA, encoded by the coding sequence ATGGAATATGCCATAGAGCTAAAGGGAATAACTAAAAGCTTCGGCCCTGTGGCGGCCAATAAAAACATCAATCTGTCTCTTGCCAAGGGTGAGATTTTGGCTCTGCTTGGCGAGAACGGATCAGGAAAAACAACACTTATGAACATGCTGTCGGGCATTTATATGCCCGACAGCGGTTCTATTTTTATCGACGGAAAAAAGGTGTCTATCAATTCACCTGAAGATTCCGGCAAACTGGGAATAGGAATGGTCCACCAGCACTTTAAGCTGGTCGAGCGTTTTACGGCGCTCGAAAATATCCGTATCGGTATGAGGGATGCGGGACGTTTCCTGCACGGTGCAGACGTCCGTAAAAAAATTGAAGATACAGCCGCCAAGTTCGGCTTTGATATAGATCTGGATAAGATAGTTGCCAACATGGCAGTTTCCGAAAAACAGACATTAGAGATCCTTAAGGTGCTCTGCTACGGCGCAAAGATAATCATCTTAGATGAGCCTACGGCAGTTCTTACCGTACAGGAGATCGACCGTCTTTTCGACGTCTTAAGAAAGATGAAGGAAGAAGGTCATTCGATAATAATCATTACGCATAAGCTCAACGAAGTTATGGCGATCTCAGACAGAGTCGCTATCTTAAGACACGGTGAGTATATCGATACTGTAGTTACAAAAGAAACCAATGAAAAAGTCCTGACTGAATTAATGGTCGGCCGTAAGATCGAGCTTAATATCGACAGACCCATCATGGAAAAGACACATCCGCTTCTTGAGATAAGAGATCTTACCGTCAAGAATGACGAAGGCGCTGTCGCTATAGACCACATCAATTTCTACATCAGAGGCGGCGAGATGTTAGGCGTTGCAGGTATCGCCGGTTCCGGACAGAAGGAACTCTGCGAAGCTATCGCCGGCTTAAGAAAGATCGAAGAGGGACAGATGATCCACGAAGGCGAGAGCATCGTCGGAATGTCGCCTAAGAAGATCCTGGAGCACGGTATCTCCATGAGCTTCATTCCTGAAGACCGTCTGGGCATGGGACTTGCTCCGTCACTTTCCATAACGGATAACATGATCCTCAAAAACTACAATGAAGCCAAGGGTATTTTCGTTGACCGCAAATCAGCGCGCGAAGAAGCACAGAAGGTCATTGACAGGCTCGAAGTAGTTACGCCTTCAACGGAAACTCCCGTAAGAAGACTTTCAGGCGGTAATGTCCAGAAAGTATTGCTCGGACGTGAGATCAAGTCAGGTCCTAACGTCCTTGTTACTGCATATCCCGTAAGAGGTCTTGATATCAACTCTTCTTATACAATCTACAATATCCTCAATGAGCAGAAGAAAAAAGGCGTAGGTATCCTTTTCGTCGGCGAGGACTTGGACGTTATGCTCGCTTTATGCGATAAGATCATGGTCATCTGCCACGGCAAGCTCCAGGGTGTTGTTAACAGCAATCACACGACCAAAGAAGAGATCGGTCTCATGATGACCGGTACGATCAATATCGTAAACAAAGACGGCAAGACCGACGGTATTGCTAAAGATTCAGCTTTTACGGATGAGGAGGGCAAAGCCTAA
- a CDS encoding type III secretion system (T3SS) SseB-like protein gives MSENSGKIERIENEKLVELLGSIRQDSSEENMIAVLKEAAVAKFLVPVDGTEGNYSFHAVSDSKGLKYMVVYCDSDSFEVAFENKKEPQNGVVAGFADLIDVVMAPKMGLSGFVINPGSEEVLFGHDMLKMIAAQMGIGGDGTAKVGEPDKYPPELKKALNGYLQIEPTVSDIWVRLMRENGTDRLIWLIVADAEGEGEPLKYTLENLRKYCLPYLDNMDCMVVSKNEEFAKKVIEGVKPFVSGNKD, from the coding sequence ATGAGTGAGAATTCAGGAAAGATAGAGAGGATCGAGAACGAGAAACTGGTTGAGCTCTTAGGCTCCATCAGACAGGACAGTTCCGAAGAGAACATGATCGCAGTGCTTAAAGAAGCTGCGGTCGCTAAATTCCTGGTCCCCGTTGACGGCACGGAGGGCAATTACAGCTTCCATGCGGTAAGCGATTCCAAGGGTCTTAAGTATATGGTCGTATATTGCGACTCTGACAGTTTTGAAGTCGCATTCGAAAATAAGAAAGAACCGCAAAATGGCGTAGTTGCAGGCTTTGCGGATCTTATCGATGTCGTTATGGCACCGAAGATGGGGCTGTCCGGTTTTGTCATTAATCCCGGTTCGGAGGAAGTCTTGTTCGGTCACGACATGCTGAAGATGATCGCTGCCCAGATGGGTATCGGCGGAGACGGCACCGCAAAGGTCGGCGAGCCTGACAAATATCCTCCGGAACTTAAAAAGGCCCTTAACGGTTATCTCCAAATCGAACCTACAGTTTCCGATATCTGGGTAAGACTTATGAGGGAGAACGGCACTGACCGCCTTATCTGGCTCATCGTGGCAGATGCGGAAGGCGAGGGCGAACCCCTGAAATACACACTGGAAAACTTAAGAAAATACTGTCTTCCTTATCTTGATAACATGGACTGCATGGTCGTATCAAAGAACGAGGAATTTGCTAAAAAAGTAATCGAAGGCGTTAAGCCTTTTGTATCGGGCAATAAGGACTAA
- a CDS encoding 4-alpha-glucanotransferase (manually curated) has protein sequence MRRGGGVLMHISSLPGPFGTGVIGQEAIDFAKQLASQGMKYWQVLPFSYPGMGNSPYQSFSAFAGNWLFIDPRRLEKRGLLTPAEVQQAEYNQNKWRIDYDFLRTNRDELLRKAFERADKDLLAKADKFIKDNKWVQDVAAYQTVKDADFGKPWWEWSDVNLRNYEKSAVAGLKNNPNYRYHGFVQYLFFDEWAQVKKEINDLGISIIGDIPFYVSGDSADVWASRDLFKMATPSGVNKVLKDYEKSLEKYKKAMEKGETTGKDGEPLKEPRKPKPEALVFESVAGVPPDYFCADGQLWGNPIYDWKKMKADHYAWWMSRLEDNFKLFDYLRIDHFRAFSSYCEIEANAETARDGKWIPGPGLDFFEEYDKKFKDRSRLIAEDLGEVTPDLAEFMGKVGIPGMRVMEFAFYPGDNSSFLPHNFDNNCVAYTGTHDNNTLLGWLWDSKEEVRKCCLEYCGFTGDNWGDGGSRSGSCRAIIKTLWMSHADVAIIPIQDMLGYGGDTRMNIPGTPSGNWVVRFTKEDFDSIDNDWYRNLNRIYFR, from the coding sequence ATGAGACGTGGTGGTGGCGTTCTAATGCATATCAGCTCACTTCCGGGTCCTTTTGGCACGGGCGTGATCGGACAGGAGGCTATAGACTTTGCGAAGCAACTGGCTTCCCAGGGAATGAAGTACTGGCAGGTTCTGCCGTTTTCCTACCCCGGCATGGGCAATTCACCCTATCAGAGTTTCTCGGCTTTTGCCGGCAACTGGCTCTTTATCGACCCCAGAAGGCTCGAAAAGCGCGGCCTTTTAACTCCTGCAGAGGTTCAGCAGGCTGAATATAACCAGAATAAGTGGAGAATCGACTATGATTTCTTAAGGACCAACAGGGATGAGCTCTTAAGGAAAGCTTTTGAGCGCGCAGATAAGGACCTGCTCGCAAAGGCCGATAAGTTCATCAAGGACAACAAGTGGGTCCAGGACGTGGCTGCTTACCAGACAGTTAAGGATGCCGACTTCGGCAAGCCCTGGTGGGAATGGTCCGACGTTAACTTAAGAAACTACGAGAAGTCTGCTGTAGCAGGGCTTAAGAACAATCCTAATTACAGATATCACGGCTTTGTTCAGTATCTGTTCTTTGACGAGTGGGCACAGGTCAAGAAGGAGATCAACGACCTTGGAATCTCCATAATCGGTGATATCCCGTTCTATGTATCGGGAGATTCAGCTGACGTATGGGCCAGCAGGGATCTTTTCAAGATGGCAACTCCGTCAGGAGTCAATAAAGTCCTTAAGGACTACGAGAAGTCTCTCGAAAAGTATAAGAAAGCAATGGAGAAGGGCGAGACCACCGGTAAGGACGGCGAGCCTTTGAAGGAACCCAGAAAGCCGAAGCCGGAAGCTCTTGTTTTCGAGAGCGTCGCAGGCGTACCGCCGGATTATTTCTGTGCAGACGGCCAGCTCTGGGGCAACCCGATCTACGACTGGAAGAAGATGAAGGCTGACCACTATGCATGGTGGATGAGCAGACTTGAGGATAACTTCAAGCTCTTCGATTACTTGAGGATCGACCACTTCAGAGCATTCTCTTCTTACTGCGAGATCGAAGCTAATGCAGAGACTGCAAGAGACGGCAAGTGGATCCCCGGTCCGGGCCTTGATTTCTTTGAAGAATACGACAAGAAGTTCAAGGACAGATCCAGGCTCATCGCTGAGGACTTGGGCGAAGTAACGCCTGACCTCGCCGAGTTCATGGGCAAGGTCGGAATCCCCGGAATGAGAGTCATGGAATTCGCATTCTATCCGGGTGACAACAGCTCATTCCTGCCTCATAACTTCGACAATAACTGTGTTGCTTATACAGGAACACACGATAACAACACGCTCCTAGGCTGGCTTTGGGACAGCAAAGAGGAAGTCCGTAAGTGCTGCCTCGAATACTGCGGTTTCACAGGTGATAACTGGGGCGACGGCGGCAGCCGCAGCGGTTCATGCAGAGCGATCATAAAGACTTTGTGGATGAGCCATGCTGATGTTGCGATCATCCCTATCCAGGATATGCTGGGCTACGGCGGAGACACCAGAATGAATATCCCCGGAACGCCTTCTGGCAACTGGGTGGTAAGGTTTACAAAGGAAGACTTTGATTCAATAGATAACGACTGGTACAGGAATCTTAACAGGATCTATTTCAGATAA
- a CDS encoding nucleoside ABC transporter membrane protein, with translation MRKYHLVRRADAKIQRTLIYYAIGLLVSLSIGAIILACLGINPFDYYGRMFTIGLVGNRYGYKSIEGFLKIFVPLLLTSLALSLSFKMRFWNIGGEGEFLIGAIAASIIAFNSNGMPNFVTVLLMCLAAMISSGIIGIAIAALKVKFNTNETLMTLMINYIMLYVIRYIGETKADWNFFLREDSERPKFGTFPDSAVMTGIPIGQFKLLWSVIITLVLTVIIYIYLKYTKQGYEISVVGDSSATAKYAGMSVGKIVLRTMFISSALIGLAAALTVSASGTISDTVTNNVGWTGIIVAWLSKLSVPAVFVTSILISILQYGCQAAATQYPAIDSNYADLLQGIILFSVLVADFAANFKIVKKEDAKNA, from the coding sequence ATGAGAAAATATCATCTGGTAAGAAGAGCTGATGCTAAGATCCAGAGAACCTTGATCTACTATGCAATCGGACTTTTAGTCTCACTTTCGATCGGTGCAATAATCCTCGCATGCTTGGGGATCAATCCTTTCGATTATTACGGAAGAATGTTTACGATAGGTCTTGTCGGAAACCGATACGGCTATAAGAGCATCGAAGGTTTCCTTAAGATCTTCGTTCCGCTCCTTTTGACTTCACTCGCGTTGAGTCTCTCATTTAAGATGCGTTTCTGGAATATCGGAGGCGAAGGCGAGTTCCTGATCGGTGCTATCGCGGCATCCATAATCGCATTTAACAGCAACGGAATGCCTAATTTTGTTACTGTTCTTCTCATGTGCCTTGCGGCAATGATATCGAGCGGAATAATCGGTATTGCTATCGCTGCTTTGAAGGTAAAGTTCAATACAAATGAGACTCTCATGACGCTCATGATCAACTACATCATGCTTTATGTCATCAGATATATCGGTGAGACAAAGGCAGACTGGAACTTCTTCTTAAGAGAAGATTCCGAGAGACCTAAATTCGGAACATTCCCTGACTCTGCAGTAATGACGGGAATTCCGATCGGACAGTTCAAGCTTCTCTGGTCTGTCATCATAACGCTCGTTCTTACAGTTATCATTTATATATATCTTAAGTATACAAAGCAGGGATATGAGATCTCCGTAGTAGGCGACAGCAGCGCTACCGCAAAATATGCGGGAATGAGCGTAGGCAAGATCGTTCTCCGTACAATGTTTATCTCATCGGCTCTTATCGGACTTGCAGCAGCACTTACCGTATCTGCTTCAGGTACGATCTCTGATACTGTTACCAATAACGTAGGATGGACGGGAATCATCGTTGCATGGCTCTCTAAACTCAGTGTTCCTGCAGTATTCGTTACGTCAATCCTCATTTCCATTCTGCAGTACGGCTGCCAGGCTGCTGCCACACAGTATCCTGCGATAGACAGCAATTACGCAGACCTTTTGCAGGGAATCATCCTATTCTCTGTTCTGGTCGCTGACTTTGCAGCAAACTTTAAGATCGTAAAGAAGGAGGATGCAAAGAATGCTTGA